From one Bacteroides intestinalis DSM 17393 genomic stretch:
- a CDS encoding YtxH domain-containing protein, producing MKGLNVLVAFLGGAAIGAAVGILFAPEKGEDTRHKIAEILRKKGIRLNRSEMENLVDEIAAEIKGEAAE from the coding sequence ATGAAAGGATTAAATGTACTTGTAGCTTTTCTGGGCGGTGCAGCAATAGGTGCAGCCGTCGGTATTTTATTTGCTCCCGAAAAAGGAGAAGACACTCGTCACAAAATTGCAGAAATCCTCCGTAAAAAGGGAATTCGCCTGAACCGTAGCGAAATGGAAAATCTGGTAGACGAGATTGCAGCAGAAATTAAAGGCGAAGCAGCCGAATAA
- a CDS encoding polysaccharide lyase 8 family protein → MKNKIHLIILLFISSIISVKASVATNSNLPDNEDEFEVLMQKIRLDFAKNPSIDEALKKYNETDGSFTDVDYSSIQRTKWPPLEHVDRLYDFAFAYTNSKNKYYKDESLFTKIEKGLEYWHERNPWCHNWWYNQIAEPQRLGVLLIQLRIGEKHLNTELENKILERIKTDGGDPAEWTGANRTDIALHWIYRACLSKNETDLKVALENVYNPIVYTTKEGFQHDNSYFQHGRQLYIGGYGDEILKGVTQIAMYTKGTQYAIPQDKLALLSKFMRETYYATIRGQYMLFDVLGRGVSRPGVTKKIHTALFAKRMIELDPDHANEFKDIIARLDGKQPANHALTSKHTHYFRGDYTLHIRPTYAFDVRMASTRTARCEYGNGENLKTYFMSDGCTNIVVDGDEYAEIFPVWNWARIPGTTAPQLDEIPMAASDWQTPGTSTFAGGVSDSLYGASVYSYTDSYAEINTSAHKAWFFFDNEVVCLGAGIHSTSQHPVFTTINQCLSSTENPIICQKGKLSDIQDGTTEYTSPEWILHNKIGYILPKGQQVFVANQQQEGNWYDINHTTSKDIIRKKIFTLGVNHGITPEQATYAYIVVPGIRTAENMKSYLQKNNIEILANTENVQVVRNKKTDIWQMIFYNAGEFTHKDMTVKVDKGCALIIKKIDKDKIKLHIADPAQTQSNITVKIDAPKRSGTINCDFSNSDIYAGRTQTFDIRLK, encoded by the coding sequence ATGAAAAATAAAATCCACCTTATAATTTTGCTTTTTATAAGCAGTATTATATCGGTAAAAGCAAGCGTAGCCACAAATAGCAATCTTCCGGACAACGAGGATGAATTTGAAGTACTGATGCAGAAAATCAGGCTCGACTTTGCTAAAAATCCCTCTATTGATGAAGCCTTAAAGAAATACAACGAAACTGACGGTTCATTCACAGATGTAGATTATAGTAGTATTCAGCGTACAAAATGGCCTCCTCTGGAACACGTCGACCGTCTGTACGATTTTGCCTTTGCTTATACAAATTCTAAAAATAAATATTATAAGGATGAAAGCCTCTTCACTAAAATAGAGAAAGGCTTGGAATACTGGCATGAACGTAATCCCTGGTGTCATAACTGGTGGTATAACCAAATAGCAGAACCTCAACGTTTGGGAGTACTACTCATACAACTGCGTATAGGTGAAAAGCACCTGAATACGGAATTGGAAAACAAAATATTGGAAAGAATCAAAACTGACGGAGGCGATCCTGCCGAGTGGACTGGCGCCAATCGTACGGACATTGCCCTGCACTGGATATATCGTGCATGCCTTTCCAAAAATGAAACTGACCTGAAAGTGGCACTCGAGAATGTCTACAATCCTATTGTATATACTACAAAAGAAGGATTTCAACACGACAACAGCTATTTTCAACATGGCAGACAACTTTATATTGGCGGATATGGGGATGAAATCCTGAAAGGGGTTACCCAAATAGCGATGTATACCAAAGGTACCCAGTATGCAATTCCACAAGACAAGTTAGCATTGCTCAGCAAATTCATGCGCGAAACCTATTATGCTACCATACGGGGGCAATATATGCTATTCGATGTACTCGGGAGAGGTGTAAGCCGCCCCGGCGTCACAAAGAAGATACATACAGCTTTATTCGCCAAACGTATGATTGAATTAGATCCGGATCATGCCAATGAATTTAAGGATATTATCGCCCGTCTGGATGGAAAGCAACCGGCCAACCATGCACTCACGTCTAAGCATACTCACTACTTCAGGGGAGATTATACTCTCCATATACGTCCCACATACGCTTTCGACGTTCGCATGGCATCTACCCGCACTGCACGTTGCGAATATGGAAACGGAGAAAACCTGAAGACTTACTTTATGTCCGACGGATGTACCAACATTGTAGTCGACGGAGATGAATATGCCGAAATCTTTCCTGTCTGGAACTGGGCACGCATTCCCGGTACAACGGCTCCACAACTTGATGAAATTCCCATGGCAGCCAGTGACTGGCAAACTCCCGGAACTTCGACTTTTGCCGGAGGTGTATCAGACAGTTTATACGGAGCATCTGTTTATTCATATACAGATTCCTATGCTGAAATCAATACAAGCGCACACAAAGCATGGTTCTTTTTCGACAATGAAGTCGTATGCCTGGGTGCGGGGATACATTCCACATCACAACATCCCGTATTTACAACAATCAATCAATGCCTGTCTTCTACAGAGAATCCCATAATCTGCCAGAAAGGAAAGCTCTCTGATATCCAAGATGGTACTACCGAGTACACCTCTCCCGAATGGATTCTACACAACAAGATAGGATACATATTGCCAAAGGGGCAACAAGTCTTTGTAGCCAATCAACAACAAGAAGGGAACTGGTACGATATTAACCATACCACTTCCAAAGATATCATCCGAAAAAAGATATTCACACTTGGAGTTAATCATGGTATTACACCTGAGCAGGCCACTTATGCTTATATCGTTGTACCTGGTATCCGGACAGCTGAAAACATGAAGAGTTACCTGCAAAAAAATAATATTGAGATTCTGGCTAATACAGAAAATGTGCAGGTAGTCAGAAATAAGAAAACAGACATCTGGCAGATGATTTTTTATAATGCAGGAGAGTTTACCCACAAAGACATGACAGTAAAGGTAGACAAAGGCTGTGCTCTAATCATCAAAAAGATTGATAAAGATAAAATAAAACTTCATATTGCTGATCCTGCACAGACACAGTCCAACATAACTGTAAAGATTGATGCTCCCAAACGATCAGGAACTATTAATTGCGACTTCAGCAATAGCGATATATATGCCGGAAGAACCCAAACTTTCGATATCCGGCTTAAATAA
- a CDS encoding lipocalin-like domain-containing protein, which produces MKIRKRKIFLIIGLVMLVLAACSNVDGDLDNKWQLRQYQYADGSIKRQDSIFYNFQKGSFSAICLLKNGSYQTFFGNYSLKGDKISIILLPESVEYESYAFYMGWENGERTFTIEELSSSSLRLEHEGVRSIFRKY; this is translated from the coding sequence ATGAAGATACGAAAAAGAAAGATATTTCTGATTATCGGGTTGGTAATGCTTGTACTGGCAGCTTGTAGTAATGTTGACGGCGATTTAGATAATAAATGGCAGTTAAGGCAGTATCAATATGCTGATGGTTCCATAAAACGGCAAGATAGTATCTTCTATAATTTTCAGAAAGGTAGTTTTTCTGCCATTTGTTTATTGAAAAATGGTAGTTATCAAACGTTTTTTGGGAATTATTCTTTGAAAGGAGATAAAATTTCTATTATTTTGCTGCCTGAAAGTGTAGAGTACGAAAGTTATGCATTCTATATGGGGTGGGAAAATGGAGAACGGACCTTCACGATAGAGGAACTCAGTTCCTCATCCCTCCGTTTGGAGCATGAAGGAGTACGATCTATATTCCGTAAATATTGA
- a CDS encoding SPOR domain-containing protein, whose translation MKKLAILGMGLCIALAFSSCKSSESAYKKAYEKAKQQELAEPQTAEPVEVAPTVTAPVEARVVESTPVATAGVRQEKVEVVSGVGGLKDYSVVCGSFGVKANAENLKNFLDKEGYNAVVAFNSDAAMYRVIVSTFNDRASAADARDAFKAKYSNRKDFQSSWLLYRLK comes from the coding sequence ATGAAAAAATTAGCAATTTTAGGAATGGGATTGTGTATTGCATTGGCATTCTCTTCTTGCAAATCAAGTGAAAGCGCTTATAAAAAAGCATATGAAAAGGCAAAACAACAGGAACTGGCAGAACCTCAGACTGCTGAACCAGTGGAAGTAGCTCCGACAGTTACTGCTCCGGTAGAAGCAAGAGTAGTGGAAAGCACTCCGGTTGCAACTGCAGGTGTACGTCAGGAAAAAGTAGAAGTAGTATCTGGCGTAGGTGGTTTGAAAGATTACAGTGTGGTTTGTGGTAGTTTTGGTGTGAAAGCTAATGCTGAAAACCTGAAAAACTTCTTGGATAAGGAAGGTTACAATGCTGTTGTTGCTTTTAATTCAGATGCAGCTATGTATCGTGTAATTGTTAGTACTTTTAATGATAGAGCTTCTGCTGCCGATGCACGTGATGCTTTCAAGGCTAAATACTCAAACCGTAAGGATTTCCAAAGTTCTTGGTTATTGTATCGCCTTAAATAA